The Bacillota bacterium genome contains a region encoding:
- the fliS gene encoding flagellar export chaperone FliS — MAAVNPFAQYQQNAVLNARPGQLVLMSFNGILKFAKQADLALEDKDLPRAHNALVRAQDIVSYLRGTLNTDFRIGQDLDALYDYIHDRLVQANLKKDRETLAEVDRMVRALKEAWSRALEPNRAPEQEPMEPER; from the coding sequence GTGGCCGCTGTCAACCCCTTTGCACAGTACCAGCAAAACGCCGTATTGAACGCGAGGCCGGGACAACTGGTGCTGATGTCGTTCAACGGCATTCTGAAGTTTGCCAAACAGGCCGACCTGGCGCTGGAAGACAAAGACCTGCCGCGGGCGCACAACGCCCTGGTAAGGGCCCAGGATATCGTTTCCTACCTGCGGGGGACTTTGAACACCGATTTTAGAATCGGGCAGGATTTGGATGCGCTTTACGACTACATCCACGACCGGCTCGTCCAGGCCAACCTGAAGAAGGACCGGGAGACGCTGGCCGAGGTGGACCGGATGGTCCGGGCACTGAAAGAAGCCTGGAGCCGGGCCCTCGAACCGAACCGCGCCCCGGAGCAGGAACCAATGGAACCGGAAAGATAG
- a CDS encoding flagellar protein FlaG: MKIGAGGLQSLAQYDAVARRTESADRVNPARELAQNPAPSDLRDMVRAVERLNRMAEMYNQQVVFRLNRDRGGKRHRIRMMNKETGETILEVDVNELPALARQFSNAVGLVIDTET, from the coding sequence ATGAAAATCGGAGCCGGGGGACTGCAGTCCCTGGCCCAGTACGACGCCGTGGCTCGCCGGACCGAAAGCGCGGACCGGGTCAACCCGGCCCGTGAACTTGCGCAAAACCCGGCCCCGAGCGACCTGCGGGACATGGTCCGTGCCGTGGAGCGGCTGAACCGGATGGCCGAGATGTACAACCAGCAGGTCGTCTTCCGCCTGAACCGTGACCGCGGAGGCAAGCGCCACCGGATCCGGATGATGAATAAGGAGACCGGCGAAACCATCCTGGAAGTCGACGTCAACGAGCTTCCCGCCCTGGCGCGGCAGTTCTCCAACGCGGTGGGACTGGTCATCGACACCGAAACCTGA
- the fliD gene encoding flagellar filament capping protein FliD — protein sequence MSVNRISGLATGLDTQKMIQDLMKTHRKPVDRLRQERQVLEWQREDYRSINSALLAFRNKTVFPMQLDSTFLAKTVASSNPAAVTATATPAAANADYTVTVTSLATTAHKTSVGAVSASSADKVNPDATLWSQRAKFFDTNFRWNPDGHTFNFSLTTFNHDGTSNNKTFTVDAYTETLNGVLARISADKALGLTAFYEHSSDRVSISTTRTGDNNAAGHEIGVGTTGFLAEVLRLGTATEQGGTNALATINGLNVTRPTNDFALNNVHFSLKATGTAVLTVRGDTTSVLQQIKGFINAYNGILDLLNGKLREERFRDYLPLLDNDPARENMTDKQIDQWEQKAKSGLLRHDDILNGIVSRLRADIFTPVAGLSASLNHLTHIGITPGSFADQGKLVIDEAKLRRAIDQDPEGVAKLFNQSGATNEERGIGQRLYGYLDTAVKQLTARAGSSTQASSYDSSWLGRQIGTLGEQVERSEKRLQKLEDRYWEQFTALEQAISRMNTQSAWLAQQFGGGMFRG from the coding sequence ATGAGTGTCAACCGCATCAGCGGGCTGGCCACGGGCCTGGACACCCAAAAAATGATCCAGGATTTAATGAAGACCCACCGCAAGCCCGTGGACCGGCTGCGCCAGGAGCGCCAGGTGCTGGAGTGGCAGCGGGAGGACTACCGCAGTATTAACTCCGCCCTGCTCGCCTTCCGCAACAAGACCGTCTTCCCCATGCAGCTCGATTCCACCTTTCTGGCCAAGACGGTGGCATCGTCAAACCCGGCGGCGGTGACCGCCACGGCCACGCCGGCGGCCGCAAATGCGGACTACACCGTTACGGTGACCTCTCTGGCCACGACCGCCCATAAGACCAGCGTCGGCGCGGTGTCGGCGAGCAGCGCGGACAAGGTGAATCCGGATGCGACGCTCTGGTCTCAACGGGCTAAGTTTTTCGACACGAATTTCAGGTGGAACCCTGACGGCCACACCTTCAACTTCAGCCTCACCACCTTCAACCACGACGGTACGTCCAACAACAAGACTTTTACCGTGGACGCGTACACCGAAACCTTAAACGGGGTGTTGGCCCGCATCTCAGCGGACAAGGCGCTCGGGTTGACGGCTTTCTACGAGCATTCCTCGGACCGGGTGTCCATCTCCACGACCCGTACCGGCGACAACAATGCCGCGGGTCACGAAATCGGGGTGGGGACCACCGGGTTTCTGGCCGAGGTGTTGAGACTCGGCACCGCCACCGAGCAGGGTGGCACCAACGCCCTGGCTACAATCAACGGCCTGAATGTCACCCGCCCCACCAATGATTTCGCGCTGAACAACGTGCACTTCAGCTTGAAGGCGACGGGCACCGCCGTCCTGACCGTCCGCGGCGACACCACGTCCGTGTTGCAGCAAATCAAGGGTTTCATTAACGCGTACAACGGCATTCTGGATTTGCTCAACGGAAAGTTGCGGGAGGAGCGTTTCCGCGATTACCTCCCTCTCCTGGACAACGACCCCGCCCGGGAAAATATGACCGATAAGCAGATCGACCAGTGGGAGCAGAAGGCCAAAAGCGGCCTGCTGCGCCACGACGACATCCTGAACGGCATCGTCAGCCGGCTGCGGGCGGACATCTTCACCCCGGTTGCCGGCTTGAGCGCGTCGCTGAACCACTTGACGCACATCGGCATCACCCCCGGCAGCTTCGCCGATCAGGGCAAGCTGGTGATTGACGAGGCCAAGCTCCGGCGCGCCATTGATCAAGACCCGGAAGGCGTGGCCAAGCTTTTCAACCAGAGCGGCGCCACCAACGAGGAGCGGGGCATCGGGCAAAGGCTGTACGGCTACCTGGACACCGCGGTCAAGCAGCTTACCGCCCGGGCGGGATCGTCAACCCAAGCTTCGTCTTACGATTCCAGCTGGCTGGGCCGCCAGATCGGGACGCTCGGGGAGCAGGTAGAGCGGTCGGAAAAACGCCTGCAGAAGCTCGAAGACCGCTACTGGGAACAGTTCACCGCCCTGGAGCAGGCCATTTCCCGGATGAATACCCAAAGCGCGTGGCTTGCGCAGCAGTTCGGCGGGGGAATGTTCCGGGGGTAG
- a CDS encoding flagellar protein FlaG: MRVESVTANRPPEEAAQRRQQQVRAGTPEGVPRKAENEANKGAPHAVPSLEQELATAVESVNRALYARNRSFDFSVHEPTKEIIVRVMNTETNEVVKEIPPEDILDLVAKLWEMAGLFVDERR; the protein is encoded by the coding sequence GTGCGGGTGGAATCGGTAACAGCGAACAGGCCTCCGGAAGAGGCCGCACAGCGTCGGCAGCAGCAGGTGCGGGCCGGGACGCCGGAAGGCGTCCCGCGCAAAGCGGAAAACGAAGCCAACAAGGGCGCGCCGCATGCCGTGCCGTCCCTGGAGCAGGAATTGGCCACGGCCGTCGAGTCGGTGAACCGGGCGCTTTATGCGCGTAACCGGAGTTTTGATTTTTCGGTCCACGAGCCCACCAAAGAAATCATTGTGCGCGTAATGAACACGGAGACTAATGAGGTGGTCAAGGAGATCCCGCCGGAAGACATCCTGGATCTGGTGGCCAAACTGTGGGAAATGGCGGGGCTTTTTGTGGATGAACGCCGCTGA
- a CDS encoding type II toxin-antitoxin system HicA family toxin produces MRVFQKFGYQLDHQTGGHMILYHDSRPTLSIPNHRELASGLLRGLIRKSGLTVDDFLEAK; encoded by the coding sequence GTGAGGGTGTTCCAGAAATTCGGTTATCAGTTGGATCACCAAACAGGTGGCCATATGATTCTTTATCACGATTCCAGACCCACGCTATCGATTCCAAATCATAGAGAGTTGGCTTCAGGCTTATTAAGAGGTCTGATAAGAAAGAGCGGCCTAACAGTGGATGATTTTCTAGAAGCGAAATAA
- a CDS encoding flagellin, with protein MRISTHLFYKNILSNIHREHLGAARVQEQIADGQRINRLSEDPAALSQVLSLRTATSEIRDYVLGIDLQKSRLNRAEEALAQATQVMQDARALAVQGATGTYSAADMQNLAFQVDQMITALVGFANASRGGVKPEGLFSRAVVDGQEMVVYTPPGLSTPPVGGEGWGRVLTLNMLVETIDPGQVFKVESQVLGGTPVERATMFDALFDLRDRLRAGDRIGVAGLIGTLEGHIDTLVQGRGNLGGRGYQLDKIQGQIQIQNEQLTEVLSKIGDTDVAEAAIRINRHELVLQATLSTAARLMHVSLLNYLR; from the coding sequence ATGCGGATCAGCACCCACTTGTTCTATAAGAACATCTTGAGCAATATTCACCGGGAGCATCTTGGTGCCGCCCGGGTTCAGGAGCAGATCGCCGACGGGCAGCGGATCAACCGCCTGAGCGAGGACCCGGCGGCCCTGAGCCAGGTCCTGTCGTTGCGCACCGCCACCAGCGAAATCCGGGACTACGTACTGGGCATTGATTTACAGAAGTCGCGCTTAAACCGCGCCGAAGAGGCGCTCGCCCAAGCAACGCAGGTGATGCAGGACGCCCGGGCGCTGGCCGTCCAGGGCGCCACCGGCACCTACTCTGCCGCGGATATGCAGAACCTGGCGTTTCAAGTGGATCAGATGATCACCGCGCTGGTGGGTTTCGCGAACGCCTCCCGTGGGGGCGTCAAGCCCGAAGGACTTTTCAGCAGGGCCGTTGTGGATGGGCAGGAAATGGTGGTGTACACTCCGCCCGGCCTATCGACCCCGCCGGTCGGGGGGGAGGGTTGGGGCCGGGTGCTCACCCTCAACATGCTCGTGGAGACTATTGACCCGGGCCAAGTGTTCAAGGTAGAGAGTCAAGTGCTGGGAGGCACCCCCGTTGAGCGCGCCACCATGTTCGATGCCCTGTTCGACTTGCGCGACCGGTTGCGGGCGGGCGACCGGATCGGAGTGGCGGGCCTGATCGGCACCCTTGAAGGTCACATCGACACCCTGGTGCAGGGCCGTGGTAACCTGGGCGGGCGTGGTTACCAGTTGGACAAGATCCAGGGCCAGATCCAAATACAGAACGAACAGTTGACCGAGGTGCTGTCCAAGATCGGGGACACGGACGTGGCCGAGGCGGCGATCCGGATCAACCGGCATGAACTGGTGCTCCAGGCCACCCTGTCCACCGCGGCCCGGCTGATGCACGTCAGCCTGCTCAACTACCTGCGATAA
- a CDS encoding type II toxin-antitoxin system HicB family antitoxin: MVGRRFRVVIMYDPEYAGYVVDVPELVGCMSQGKTIDEALNNIKDAIKGWLYVEEKHGRKDVYEAREVFLGEVTV; this comes from the coding sequence ATGGTTGGCAGACGGTTCAGAGTGGTAATAATGTACGACCCGGAATACGCCGGATATGTCGTTGATGTTCCGGAATTAGTCGGATGCATGAGTCAGGGGAAAACCATCGATGAGGCATTAAACAACATCAAGGATGCTATTAAGGGATGGCTCTACGTTGAAGAAAAACATGGCCGGAAAGATGTTTACGAAGCAAGGGAAGTTTTCCTGGGGGAGGTTACCGTCTAA